Proteins found in one Miscanthus floridulus cultivar M001 chromosome 4, ASM1932011v1, whole genome shotgun sequence genomic segment:
- the LOC136549762 gene encoding transcription factor WRKY19-like — MASIVDGNGGSRLVVTELGHVKELARQLEVHLGGSSPDLCKHLASQISSITERSISLLITTSTLDGPRKRSAATASPLSDASDAPFVKATKRRTTMDKKRHEVRVSSAGDHPADDGHSWRKYGQKEILGAKHPRGYYRCRHRHSQGCAATKQVQRTDEDPTIFDVVYLGDHTCVQRSAAAAAGQAAADAQAPEYKDNGNPGTSSFVQSLNSSLTVKTEGPAVEPEQQLQGWDAPAPFCFSSTPATASGCLVPERSPFSAPSTSDNWAVSPATSDSNHVVSFPPFGVAGGDVQFGFEEVMSAIDRANGDGFLDDFDIDVSSFFV, encoded by the exons ATGGCCAGCATCGTCGACGGCAATGGAGGCAGCCGGCTGGTGGTGACGGAGCTGGGCCATGTCAAGGAGCTGGCGAGGCAACTGGAGGTGCACCTCGGCGgctcctcgcccgacctctgcaAGCACCTCGCCTCGCAGATCTCTTCCATCACCGAGCGCTCCATCAGCCTGCTCATCACCACCTCCACCCTCGACGGCCCGCGGAAGCGGTCGGCTGCGACGGCCAGCCCGCTCAGCGACGCCTCCGACGCGCCCTTCGTCAAGGCCACCAAGAGAAG GACGACGATGGACAAGAAGAGGCATGAGGTGAGGGTGAGCTCGGCCGGCGACCACCCGGCCGACGACGGCCACAGCTGGAGGAAGTACGGCCAGAAGGAGATCCTTGGAGCCAAGCACCCAAG GGGCTACTACCGCTGCAGACACCGGCACTCTCAGGGATGTGCGGCGACGAAGCAAGTGCAGCGCACCGACGAGGACCCGACCATCTTTGACGTCGTCTACCTCGGTGACCACACCTGCGTTCAGAGGtctgcggctgcggcggcgggtcAGGCTGCCGCAGACGCGCAGGCGCCGGAGTACAAGGACAACGGCAACCCGGGCACCAGCAGCTTCGTGCAGAGCCTGAACTCCAGCCTGACGGTGAAGACCGAGGGGCCGGCCGTGGAGCCAGAGCAGCAGCTGCAGGGCTGGGACGCGCCCGCGCCCTTCTGCTTCTCCTCCACGCCGGCGACAGCGAGCGGGTGCCTGGTGCCGGAGCGCAGCCCCTTCTCCGCGCCGTCCACGTCCGACAACTGGGCCGTGTCCCCGGCGACCTCGGACTCCAACCACGTCGTCTCTTTCCCGCCTTTCGGGGTCGCCGGCGGCGACGTGCAGTTCGGGTTCGAGGAAGTCATGTCAGCGATCGACAGAGCCAACGGCGACGGGTTCCTCGACGACTTCGACATCGACGTCTCAAGCTTCTTTGTGTGA